The nucleotide sequence GCGCGCcaatttaagaaaaaagagTTGGGCCAGCGTTTCTGGTAAGTATTCATGGTGTAAATTTTGGCCGGCTGACAAGTGTGGTACTTTTTACCACCACAGCGGCCGTTATTTTGCGtttgagttttcatttttgttacAGTAGTTTCACCAGTCGTCagtgttttattttcgtgTACAGATCCCGCGCCGCCgtcaatttatattttaatttgcaggAGGCTGCCAACCCGCCCATGGGTCTCGTCGCCAGCCGTCAAATGGTCCAAAGCGAAGTGGGTTCCCGCGCCGCCGTCTTATTTCAAGGTCCAAGGAGTTGCTGCATTTCAGCTGGAGTTCTTCAGTGCGTAGTGGATTCCCGCGTCGCCGTCCCATTCCAGGGTCCAGGGAGTTGCTGCACTTCAGTTGGAGTTCATCAATGTGTCGGCGATAGCGTCGTCATTGCTTTGGAGTCACCAGGGTCGTCGCTTCTGTGGGTCATCTCGCCAGGGAAAGGAGGCATCTTATGGTCGCCGGGCCAAGATGCTTTGCTTTGGGCCGACGCTCGTAAATGTCCATGGAATTGGATGCAGAAAATTGGATTAGATAAGTATATCTAtgtgtttagttttgttttgtctgattatagtttttgttttcttttgcaggTCCAGATTGTCcaggattttaaatttgtccGGTGGGATTTGGGTAGGAAAGCGATGCCATGGATTTATAAGAAGCATCGTTGGGGAGGTTATATGTCAGTTTGTATATGCATTTAGTGttctgttgttgttaattaatttttattaattaattttgttcttttaCAGGGATGTTTTCAGTTTACTGTTGCTGCCAGGAAAAAAGTCGAATTCAGGGGTCATGCTTTTGACCTTTTGCCAGGCCAGCAGCGCCGCGCTTAGGATTCAGAAGGACGAGGGGGCATCCTAGCATGGAAATGGCATCAAAAAATTATgcgtttttaatgttttagtTGCCAGAAACTTCGTTTTTCGATTGCGTCAAGTAGGTGAGTTGTAGATTTCTcgttttatgcttttattaatttgttattctttttcaGGGATATTGTCCGTGATTTCGTTGTTGTCGGGAAAAAGTcgagtttattaatttattttgttctttttcaaGGATGTTTTCAGTATACTGTTGTTTCCAGGAAAAAAGACGAATTCAAGGGTCACGCTTTTGACCTTTTGCCAGGTCAGCAGCGCCGCGCTTAGGATTCAGAAGGACGAGGGGGCATCCCAGCAAGGAAATGGCATCAAAACATTATGCGCTTTTAGTGTTTTAGTTGCCAAAAACTTCGTTTTCCGTTGCGTCTAGTAGGTGAGTTGTAGATTTCGtcgttttatgtttttattaatttgttatattttttttttcagggATATTGTAGTTGCTACCGGGAAAAATGTTGTATTCAGGGGTCACGATTTTGACCTTTTGCCGTGTCGGCAGCGCCGCACCAAGGGTCAATAAAATCGAGGGTGCTTCTTGACATGGGGACGGCATCAAAactttgtgcatttttatatatattattatatattacacTGTTAtatgttttgattaaattattacAATCTTTAACGGAGATTTCGTCAATATTGCATTTCTGAGGGAAAAAAGTCAGTTTTAGA is from Drosophila yakuba strain Tai18E2 chromosome 4, Prin_Dyak_Tai18E2_2.1, whole genome shotgun sequence and encodes:
- the LOC120322143 gene encoding uncharacterized protein LOC120322143 isoform X1, with translation MPPPEGRKHRASGVIAGGERELFVPVIWSRRLRANLRKKSWASVSAAVILRLSFHFCYSSFTSRQCFIFVYRSRAAVNLYFNLQEAANPPMGLVASRQMVQSEVGSRAAVLFQGPRSCCISAGVLQCVVDSRVAVPFQGPGSCCTSVGVHQCVGDSVVIALESPGSSLLWVISPGKGGILWSPGQDALLWADARKCPWNWMQKIGLDKYIYVFSFVLSDYSFCFLLQVQIVQDFKFVRWDLGRKAMPWIYKKHRWGGYMSVWMFSVYCCCQEKSRIQGSCF
- the LOC120322143 gene encoding uncharacterized protein LOC120322143 isoform X2, coding for MPPPEGRKHRASGVIAGGERELFVPVIWSRRLRANLRKKSWASVSAAVILRLSFHFCYSSFTSRQCFIFVYRSRAAVNLYFNLQEAANPPMGLVASRQMVQSEVGSRAAVLFQGPRSCCISAGVLQCVVDSRVAVPFQGPGSCCTSVGVHQCVGDSVVIALESPGSSLLWVISPGKGGILWSPGQDALLWADARKCPWNWMQKIGLDKSRLSRILNLSGGIWVGKRCHGFIRSIVGEVICQFGCFQFTVAARKKVEFRGHAFDLLPGQQRRA